One Pseudomonas sp. HOU2 genomic window carries:
- a CDS encoding twin-arginine translocase TatA/TatE family subunit, translated as MGIFDWKHWIVILVVVVLVFGTKKLKNLGTDVGESIKGFRKAMNDDEKPAADPTVTPAQPVPPVQPQATAQANPPHTIDVQAQKVEEPIRKDV; from the coding sequence ATGGGCATTTTTGACTGGAAACACTGGATCGTCATTCTGGTAGTCGTGGTGCTGGTGTTCGGCACCAAGAAACTGAAAAACCTCGGCACCGACGTCGGTGAGTCGATCAAGGGCTTTCGCAAAGCCATGAACGACGACGAGAAACCCGCTGCCGATCCGACCGTAACGCCTGCGCAACCGGTGCCTCCGGTGCAGCCGCAAGCCACCGCTCAGGCCAACCCGCCGCACACCATCGACGTGCAGGCGCAGAAAGTCGAAGAGCCGATCCGCAAAGACGTGTGA
- the tatC gene encoding twin-arginine translocase subunit TatC gives MAAASPMSDLPENDQHMPLVSHLTELRTRLLRCVAAVFIIFAGLFAFTQQIYTFVSTPLRQYLPVGATMIATDVSSPFLTPLKLTMMVSLFLAIPVILHQIWGFIAPGLYKHEKRIAVPLLVSSILLFYTGMAFAYYFVFPLIFKFFAAATPAGVEMMTDITSYLDFVMTLFFAFGVAFEIPVAVVLLVWIGVVDVKYLKKIRPYVIIGCFVVGMILTPPDIFSQTLLAVPMWMLFEIGILFGGLISKRERPDETPADDHNDQPPATQA, from the coding sequence ATTGCCGCCGCGAGCCCCATGAGCGATCTCCCCGAAAACGACCAGCACATGCCGCTGGTATCGCACCTCACCGAGTTGCGCACCCGCCTGCTGCGTTGTGTGGCGGCGGTGTTCATTATCTTCGCTGGGTTGTTCGCGTTCACCCAGCAGATCTACACCTTCGTCTCGACGCCGCTGCGCCAGTACCTGCCGGTCGGCGCGACGATGATCGCCACTGACGTATCGTCGCCGTTCCTGACGCCGCTGAAGCTGACGATGATGGTCTCGCTGTTCCTCGCGATTCCGGTGATCCTGCATCAGATCTGGGGCTTCATCGCGCCGGGCCTGTACAAGCATGAGAAGCGCATCGCCGTGCCGCTGCTGGTGTCCAGCATCCTGCTGTTCTACACCGGCATGGCGTTCGCCTATTACTTCGTGTTCCCGCTGATCTTCAAGTTCTTCGCCGCCGCCACCCCGGCTGGCGTGGAAATGATGACCGACATCACCAGTTACCTCGACTTCGTGATGACGCTGTTCTTTGCCTTTGGTGTCGCGTTCGAAATCCCGGTGGCCGTGGTGCTGCTGGTGTGGATCGGCGTGGTCGACGTCAAATACCTGAAGAAGATTCGCCCGTACGTAATCATCGGCTGCTTCGTGGTCGGCATGATCCTCACCCCGCCGGACATCTTCTCGCAGACCCTGCTGGCGGTACCGATGTGGATGCTGTTTGAAATCGGCATTCTGTTCGGCGGCCTGATCAGCAAGCGCGAACGCCCGGACGAAACGCCAGCCGACGATCACAACGACCAGCCGCCAGCGACCCAGGCATGA
- a CDS encoding methyl-accepting chemotaxis protein, which yields MYRWLAENLGNVSVKRKLGIGFGLVLLLTLLITFTGWTGMGGIISRGDKLGFISSLNELTKDLRLARLDYEARRGEQGPGAVNELLAKLASGLQTARGLIEQPADAAMVDQQLAAVAEYKRAFADMTQATVQREDARSKLGASADNAVAKVSEVEKSMLQGDSVAQFNSVIELSKLLQQARYQVRGYTYSGKAEAEQPALDAIDNALKNLDSLPAKLPEQHIANLQQATDSIKAYRAAVAQFRDSQVNNAKAGATMTAQGDILLDLSKKLTESQTVVRDTDAAHAKNMLIIATLLAVAFGLLAAWAITRQIIIPLNQTLKVAERVAAGDLTHNLVSQRRDELGQLQRSMQSMTQGLRELIGGISDGVTQIASAAEELSAVTEQTSAGVNNQKVETDQVATAMNEMAATVQEVARNAEEASEAAVAADQQAREGDKVVGEAIAQIERLAVEVGHSTEAMGELKRESDKIGSVLDVIKSVAQQTNLLALNAAIEAARAGEAGRGFAVVADEVRSLAQRTQKSTEEIEELIVGLQNGTQQVATIMDNSRSLTDSSVELTRRAGGSLESITRTVSAIQAMNQQIAAAAEQQSAVAEEINRSVLNVRDVSDQTSAASEETAASSVELARLGTHLQMLVGRFKV from the coding sequence ATGTACCGTTGGTTAGCCGAGAATCTTGGGAACGTCAGCGTCAAACGCAAGCTGGGCATCGGTTTCGGCCTGGTGCTGTTGCTCACCCTGCTGATTACCTTTACCGGCTGGACCGGCATGGGCGGCATCATCAGCCGTGGCGACAAGCTCGGCTTCATTTCCAGCCTCAACGAGCTGACCAAGGACCTGCGCTTGGCGCGTCTGGACTATGAAGCGCGTCGTGGCGAACAAGGCCCGGGCGCGGTCAACGAGTTGCTGGCCAAACTCGCCAGCGGCTTGCAAACCGCGCGCGGCCTGATCGAGCAGCCCGCAGATGCGGCCATGGTCGATCAGCAACTGGCCGCTGTCGCCGAGTACAAACGTGCCTTCGCCGACATGACACAGGCCACCGTGCAGCGTGAAGACGCGCGCAGCAAGCTCGGCGCCAGTGCCGACAATGCCGTGGCTAAAGTCTCGGAAGTCGAGAAATCCATGCTGCAGGGTGACAGCGTCGCGCAATTCAACAGCGTGATCGAACTGAGCAAACTGTTGCAGCAAGCGCGCTATCAGGTGCGTGGCTACACCTACAGCGGCAAGGCCGAGGCGGAGCAGCCCGCGCTGGACGCCATCGACAATGCGCTGAAAAACCTCGACAGCCTGCCGGCGAAACTGCCCGAACAGCACATCGCCAACCTGCAACAGGCCACCGACTCGATCAAGGCTTATCGCGCGGCGGTCGCTCAGTTCCGCGACTCGCAGGTGAACAATGCCAAGGCCGGGGCAACCATGACGGCTCAGGGCGACATCCTCCTCGACCTCAGCAAGAAGCTCACCGAATCACAAACCGTGGTGCGCGATACCGATGCCGCGCACGCCAAGAACATGCTGATCATCGCCACCCTACTCGCCGTGGCCTTCGGTTTGCTGGCCGCATGGGCGATCACCCGGCAGATCATCATTCCGCTGAACCAGACCCTGAAAGTCGCCGAGCGTGTGGCTGCCGGCGACTTGACCCACAACCTGGTGTCGCAGCGTCGCGACGAACTCGGCCAGTTGCAACGTTCGATGCAGAGCATGACCCAAGGCCTGCGCGAGTTGATCGGTGGCATCAGCGACGGCGTCACGCAAATCGCCAGCGCTGCCGAGGAATTGTCAGCGGTGACCGAGCAGACCAGCGCCGGGGTCAACAATCAGAAAGTCGAGACCGACCAGGTCGCTACCGCCATGAACGAAATGGCCGCCACCGTGCAGGAAGTCGCGCGCAACGCCGAGGAGGCTTCCGAAGCCGCCGTGGCCGCCGACCAGCAAGCCCGTGAAGGCGACAAGGTGGTGGGTGAAGCCATCGCGCAGATTGAGCGTCTGGCCGTTGAGGTCGGTCATTCGACCGAAGCCATGGGCGAACTCAAGCGCGAAAGCGACAAGATCGGCAGCGTGCTCGACGTGATCAAGTCCGTGGCCCAGCAAACCAACCTGCTGGCGCTCAACGCCGCGATCGAAGCGGCCCGTGCCGGTGAGGCCGGGCGTGGTTTTGCGGTGGTTGCCGATGAAGTCCGCAGCCTCGCCCAGCGCACGCAGAAGTCCACGGAAGAGATCGAAGAGCTGATCGTCGGCCTGCAGAACGGCACCCAGCAAGTGGCGACGATCATGGACAACAGCCGCAGCCTGACCGACAGCAGCGTCGAACTGACCCGCCGTGCCGGTGGCTCACTGGAAAGCATCACCCGCACCGTGTCGGCGATTCAGGCAATGAACCAGCAGATCGCCGCGGCGGCAGAGCAGCAGAGTGCCGTGGCTGAAGAAATCAACCGCAGTGTGCTGAATGTGCGGGATGTGTCGGATCAGACCTCGGCGGCGAGTGAAGAAACGGCGGCGTCGAGTGTTGAGCTGGCGCGGCTGGGGACGCATCTGCAGATGCTGGTGGGGCGGTTCAAGGTCTGA
- a CDS encoding amino acid ABC transporter ATP-binding protein yields the protein MIEVRDLVKVFDTRGQVVRAVDNVTTSVAKGEVLVVIGPSGSGKSTFLRCLNGLEEFDSGSVSIDGLQLADPKTDVNAYRREVGMVFQHFNLFPHMTVLENLCLAQKVVRKRGQKESEAKALALLEKVGIAQKAREYPSRLSGGQQQRVAIARALAMDPKVMLFDEPTSALDPEMVGEVLDVMKNLAVEGMTMVCVTHEMGFAREVADRVLFFDHGKLLEDAAPAQFFDAPKDPRAQAFLRQVL from the coding sequence GTGATTGAAGTCCGCGATCTGGTAAAAGTCTTCGACACCCGGGGCCAGGTAGTCCGGGCGGTGGATAACGTCACCACCTCCGTCGCCAAGGGCGAAGTGTTGGTGGTGATCGGCCCGTCCGGCTCGGGCAAGTCGACCTTCCTGCGTTGCCTCAATGGCCTGGAAGAATTCGACTCGGGCTCGGTGAGCATCGACGGTCTGCAACTGGCTGACCCGAAAACCGACGTCAACGCCTACCGCCGTGAAGTCGGCATGGTGTTCCAGCATTTCAACCTGTTCCCGCACATGACCGTGCTGGAAAACCTCTGCCTGGCGCAGAAGGTCGTGCGCAAGCGCGGGCAAAAGGAAAGCGAGGCCAAGGCCCTGGCGTTGCTGGAGAAGGTCGGTATTGCGCAGAAGGCGCGGGAATACCCGTCACGCCTGTCCGGCGGTCAGCAACAGCGCGTGGCGATTGCCCGGGCGCTGGCGATGGACCCTAAAGTGATGCTGTTCGACGAACCGACGTCGGCCCTCGACCCGGAAATGGTCGGTGAAGTGCTGGACGTGATGAAGAACCTGGCCGTGGAAGGCATGACCATGGTCTGCGTGACCCACGAAATGGGTTTTGCCCGGGAAGTGGCGGATCGGGTGCTGTTCTTCGATCACGGCAAACTGCTGGAAGATGCCGCGCCGGCGCAATTTTTCGATGCGCCGAAGGATCCGCGCGCTCAGGCGTTCCTGCGGCAGGTGTTGTAA
- a CDS encoding IS110 family transposase: protein MAMSVSVSKPIVGVDVAKNELVIYQAELDLLETISNDKAAIEKWLKALPAPVDLAIESTNIYHLAFADLAHEAGCTIYMVGGYELSHYRKGVNVRAKTDALDAKLLARYLKNEYEELHPWIPPSPLYRRLLSLFRRRAALVQARVGLVQSWKNEPLLKSAFAEQVASMQRLETLVEKMINEQLKEAGLLAQLKRCTKVEGVGFLTGARLIVAFQRGDFRNADAFIAFLGMDLRVSQSGQKDGRRSLTKRGDPEARRLLHNAAMSASRTPAWKGFYEEQRARGFSTTQALVILARKLARVVFALLKGQSEYQPKAG, encoded by the coding sequence ATGGCAATGTCGGTTTCTGTTTCCAAGCCAATCGTGGGCGTGGATGTCGCCAAGAATGAGCTGGTCATCTATCAGGCCGAGCTGGATCTGCTCGAGACTATTTCCAATGACAAGGCAGCGATCGAGAAATGGCTGAAAGCCTTGCCTGCACCGGTTGATCTGGCCATTGAATCGACCAATATCTATCACTTGGCGTTCGCCGATCTGGCCCATGAAGCCGGGTGCACGATTTACATGGTCGGTGGCTACGAGCTGAGTCATTACCGCAAAGGAGTGAATGTTCGCGCTAAAACCGACGCGCTGGACGCCAAACTGCTTGCCCGTTATCTGAAAAATGAATACGAAGAACTGCATCCCTGGATTCCGCCATCGCCGCTGTATCGCCGACTCTTGAGCCTTTTTCGTCGTCGCGCAGCGCTGGTTCAGGCGCGCGTTGGCTTGGTGCAAAGTTGGAAAAATGAGCCGCTGCTTAAAAGCGCGTTTGCCGAGCAAGTGGCTTCAATGCAGAGGCTTGAGACATTGGTCGAGAAGATGATCAACGAGCAGTTGAAAGAAGCCGGTTTGCTTGCCCAACTGAAGCGATGCACGAAAGTCGAAGGCGTTGGTTTTTTGACTGGAGCCCGTTTGATTGTTGCGTTTCAACGGGGTGATTTCAGGAATGCAGATGCATTCATCGCGTTTTTGGGGATGGATTTACGAGTGTCACAGTCGGGGCAGAAGGATGGTCGCCGAAGCCTGACCAAGCGTGGAGATCCGGAAGCTCGTCGACTGCTGCATAACGCAGCCATGTCGGCCAGTCGTACGCCAGCCTGGAAAGGCTTCTACGAGGAGCAAAGAGCCCGAGGCTTCAGCACGACACAGGCACTGGTGATACTGGCTCGAAAGCTTGCGCGGGTGGTATTCGCTCTGCTCAAGGGGCAAAGCGAATATCAACCGAAGGCCGGTTGA
- a CDS encoding phosphoribosyl-ATP diphosphatase, whose amino-acid sequence MSDTLTRLAQVLEERKGAAADSSYVASLYHKGLNKILEKVGEESVETIIAAKDAAISGDCSDVIYETADLWFHSMVMLAQLGQHPQAVLDELDRRFGLSGHVEKASRPSA is encoded by the coding sequence ATGAGTGACACCCTGACCCGCCTCGCTCAGGTGCTTGAAGAGCGCAAGGGCGCCGCTGCCGACAGCTCATATGTGGCTAGTCTGTATCACAAGGGCCTGAACAAGATTCTGGAGAAAGTCGGCGAAGAGTCGGTCGAAACCATCATTGCCGCCAAGGACGCCGCCATCAGCGGTGACTGCAGCGATGTGATCTACGAGACCGCCGACCTGTGGTTCCACAGCATGGTCATGCTCGCCCAGTTGGGGCAGCATCCGCAGGCCGTGCTGGATGAACTGGATCGTCGCTTTGGTCTGTCCGGACACGTCGAGAAAGCCTCGCGTCCGTCCGCCTGA
- a CDS encoding 16S rRNA (uracil(1498)-N(3))-methyltransferase — protein MNLLLLEEADFIAADRVVLRDRRLTHMQEVHRSEVGDSLRVGRINGLMGSAELLRLEAGEAELRVILDQPPPAKLPLTLVLALPRPKMLRRVFQTVATMGVSKVILVNSYRVEKSFWQTPFLEPEAIRENLILGLEQARDTVLPEVIIEKRFKPFVEDRLPAISEGTLGLVGHPGNYPPCPRALSEPVTLAIGPEGGWIPYEIDLLGKSGLQPVQLGERILRVETAVTALLARLF, from the coding sequence ATGAACCTGCTGCTGCTCGAAGAGGCCGACTTCATCGCGGCCGACCGCGTCGTGCTGCGTGACCGGCGCCTGACCCACATGCAGGAAGTGCATCGCTCGGAAGTCGGGGACAGCCTGCGCGTGGGGCGCATCAACGGACTGATGGGTTCGGCTGAACTGCTGCGCCTCGAGGCCGGCGAGGCCGAGTTGCGCGTCATCCTCGATCAACCACCGCCGGCCAAGCTGCCGCTGACCCTGGTGCTGGCCCTGCCACGGCCGAAGATGCTGCGTCGAGTGTTCCAGACCGTGGCGACCATGGGCGTGTCGAAGGTGATTCTGGTCAACAGCTATCGGGTCGAGAAGAGCTTCTGGCAGACACCGTTTCTGGAGCCGGAAGCGATTCGCGAGAATCTGATCCTCGGCCTCGAACAGGCCCGCGATACCGTGCTGCCGGAAGTCATCATCGAGAAACGCTTCAAGCCGTTCGTCGAAGACCGCCTGCCGGCAATCAGCGAAGGCACCCTGGGTCTGGTCGGCCATCCCGGCAATTACCCGCCGTGCCCACGTGCGCTGAGCGAACCGGTGACCCTGGCGATCGGCCCCGAGGGTGGCTGGATCCCCTACGAAATCGACCTGCTGGGCAAGTCCGGCCTGCAACCGGTGCAACTGGGCGAGCGCATCCTGCGCGTCGAAACCGCCGTCACCGCCCTGCTCGCCCGCCTGTTCTGA
- a CDS encoding amino acid ABC transporter permease, translated as MKQKKAQWPWHVLTVLVLVGLAGALYYATSLMSYEWRWNRVPQYFAYQAEETQRAADISTVTELVRKGGSAQVTLRNDAGDEQHLTVDENSLQFAQGDDVSEGDVVGVTRHWAAGPLLWGLWTTLWLSVVSGVLGLLIGLVTGLCRLSSNPTLRDLSSIYVELVRGTPLLVQIFIFYFFIGTVMNLSREFAGIAALSLFTGAYVAEIIRSGVQSIARGQNEAARSLGLSAGQSMRHVVLPQAFKRVLPPLAGQFISLVKDTSLVSVIAITELLKSGREVITTSFSPFEILFCVAGLYLLINLPLSKIASRLERRLAQSD; from the coding sequence ATGAAACAGAAAAAAGCCCAATGGCCCTGGCACGTCCTGACCGTGCTGGTGCTGGTCGGCCTGGCGGGCGCGTTGTATTACGCCACGTCGCTGATGTCCTACGAATGGCGCTGGAACCGCGTGCCGCAGTACTTCGCCTATCAGGCCGAGGAAACCCAGCGCGCTGCTGACATCTCCACCGTCACCGAACTGGTGCGCAAGGGCGGCAGCGCGCAGGTCACCCTGCGCAACGACGCCGGTGACGAGCAGCACCTGACCGTCGACGAGAACAGCCTGCAATTCGCTCAGGGCGACGATGTGTCTGAAGGTGACGTCGTGGGCGTGACCCGACACTGGGCGGCAGGGCCGCTGCTGTGGGGCCTTTGGACGACGCTGTGGCTTTCGGTAGTGTCCGGTGTACTCGGGCTGTTGATCGGACTGGTCACCGGGCTGTGCCGCCTGTCGAGCAACCCGACTCTGCGCGACCTGTCGAGCATCTATGTCGAACTGGTGCGCGGCACGCCGCTGCTGGTGCAGATTTTCATTTTCTACTTCTTCATCGGCACGGTGATGAACCTGTCCCGGGAGTTCGCCGGGATCGCCGCGCTGTCGCTGTTTACCGGCGCCTACGTGGCGGAGATCATCCGTTCCGGCGTGCAGTCGATTGCTCGCGGGCAGAACGAAGCTGCGCGTTCGCTCGGTCTGAGCGCCGGCCAGTCGATGCGCCACGTGGTGCTGCCGCAAGCGTTCAAACGCGTGCTGCCGCCGCTGGCCGGGCAGTTCATCAGCCTGGTCAAGGACACCTCGCTGGTGTCGGTGATCGCGATTACCGAGCTGCTGAAAAGTGGCCGTGAAGTCATCACCACCTCGTTCTCGCCGTTCGAAATCCTGTTCTGCGTTGCCGGCCTGTACCTGTTGATCAACCTGCCGCTGTCGAAAATCGCCAGCCGGCTTGAGCGGAGGCTCGCGCAAAGTGATTGA
- the tatB gene encoding Sec-independent protein translocase protein TatB → MFGISFSELLLVGLVALLVLGPERLPGAARTAGLWVGRLKRSFNAIKQEVEREIGADEIRRQLHNEHILSLEQEARKIFTPVQQEPTPVEHVGEQTIHAPAAPSTPAPAPAAVVATEPLPAAAENSVEHVAPAAAPLATAPHDPKLPPRAP, encoded by the coding sequence ATGTTTGGTATCAGCTTCTCTGAACTGCTGCTCGTCGGCCTCGTCGCCCTGCTGGTGCTGGGCCCCGAGCGTCTGCCGGGCGCTGCGCGCACCGCCGGCCTGTGGGTCGGCCGGCTGAAGCGCAGCTTCAACGCGATCAAACAGGAAGTTGAACGTGAAATCGGTGCCGACGAGATCCGTCGGCAACTGCACAACGAGCACATTTTGTCGCTGGAGCAGGAGGCGCGGAAGATTTTCACGCCGGTTCAGCAGGAGCCGACGCCGGTTGAGCATGTGGGTGAGCAGACGATTCATGCGCCAGCCGCGCCTAGCACACCTGCTCCGGCACCTGCTGCCGTTGTGGCGACGGAGCCCTTGCCCGCCGCTGCAGAAAATTCGGTTGAACACGTTGCTCCAGCCGCCGCGCCCTTAGCGACGGCCCCTCACGACCCTAAATTGCCGCCGCGAGCCCCATGA
- a CDS encoding transporter substrate-binding domain-containing protein yields the protein MKKYLAMLLVGVTALVAVNAAHAGAIDDAVKRGTLKVGMDPTYMPFEMTNKRGEIIGFEVDILKAMSKAMGVKLELVSTGYDGIIPALMTDKFDMIGSGMTLTQERNLRLNFSEPFIVVGQTLLIRKELEGTIKSYKDLNTADYRITSKLGTTGEMVAKKLIAKAKYHGYDNEQEAVLDVVNGKADAFIYDAPYNVVAVNKVGAGKLVFLDKPFTYEPLAFGLKKGDYDSINFINNFLHQIHEDGTYDRIHDKWFKSTEWLKDME from the coding sequence ATGAAGAAGTATCTGGCGATGCTGCTGGTCGGCGTCACGGCACTGGTTGCAGTCAATGCGGCGCACGCCGGTGCAATCGATGACGCGGTCAAGCGCGGCACGTTGAAAGTCGGTATGGATCCGACCTACATGCCGTTCGAAATGACCAACAAGCGCGGCGAGATCATCGGCTTCGAAGTCGACATCCTCAAAGCCATGTCCAAGGCCATGGGCGTCAAGCTGGAGCTGGTGTCCACCGGTTACGACGGGATCATTCCGGCCCTGATGACCGACAAGTTCGACATGATCGGCAGCGGCATGACCCTGACTCAGGAACGCAACCTGCGCCTGAACTTCAGCGAGCCGTTCATCGTGGTCGGCCAGACTCTGCTGATCCGCAAGGAGCTGGAAGGCACCATCAAGTCCTATAAAGACCTGAACACCGCCGACTACCGCATCACCTCCAAGCTCGGCACTACCGGTGAGATGGTCGCCAAGAAGCTGATCGCCAAGGCCAAGTACCACGGCTACGACAACGAGCAGGAAGCCGTGCTCGACGTGGTTAACGGCAAGGCCGACGCGTTCATCTACGACGCGCCGTACAACGTGGTCGCGGTGAACAAGGTCGGCGCCGGCAAACTGGTGTTCCTCGACAAGCCGTTCACCTACGAGCCGCTGGCCTTCGGTCTGAAGAAGGGTGATTACGACAGCATCAACTTCATCAACAACTTCCTGCACCAGATCCACGAAGACGGCACCTACGATCGCATCCATGACAAGTGGTTCAAGAGCACCGAGTGGCTCAAGGACATGGAATAA
- the mdoH gene encoding glucans biosynthesis glucosyltransferase MdoH translates to MSNSQVQPETLSEYLAHLPMTDEQRAELAGCQSFSELHQRLSSPTFDAPAEAAQASVGKRLTLSTAEELEEAEMLVLDASGRVSMKATPPIRRTKVVPEPWRTNILVRGWRRLTGRTNPPQPPKDENVLPAARWRTVGSIRRYILLLLMLGQTIVAGWYMKGIMPYQGWSFVDLDEVLHQPLLQTATQVLPYALQTSILILFGILFCWVSAGFWTALMGFLELLTGHDKYRISGKSAGNEPIPKDARTALVMPICNEDVPRVFAGLRATFESVAATGDLDRFDFFVLSDSNDTDICVAEQQAWLDVCREAKGFGKIFYRRRRRRVKRKSGNLDDFCRRWGGDYKYMVVLDADSVMSGECLTSLVRLMEATPDAGIIQTAPRASGMDTLYARMQQFATRVYGPLFTAGLHFWQLGESHYWGHNAIIRMKPFIDHCALAPLPGKGAFSGAILSHDFVEAALMRRAGWGVWIAYDLPGSYEELPPNLLDELKRDRRWCHGNLMNFRLFLVKGMHPVHRAVFLTGVMSYLSAPLWFFFLVLSTALLAVNTLMEPQYFLEPRQLYPLWPQWHPDKAIALFSTTIVLLFLPKLLSIILIWAKGAKEFGGKFKVTLSMLLEMLFSMLLAPVRMIFHTRFVLAAFLGWAATWNSPQRDDDSTPWSEAVKRHGPQTLLGFCWALLVIWLNPSFLWWLVPIVGSLMLSIPVSVISSRVGLGLKSRDESLFLIPEEYNPPQALLATDQYTHENRWHALNDGFIRAVVDPQQNALACSLATARHGQAEPIEWLRQERVRHALKAGPAALSNHDRLQLLSDPVALARLHELVWAEGHNEWLDAWRASVKADPHAPLLPLKPVSLQAQPA, encoded by the coding sequence ATGAGTAACTCTCAAGTACAGCCAGAGACTCTGTCCGAGTATCTGGCGCATCTGCCGATGACCGACGAGCAGCGCGCGGAACTCGCGGGCTGCCAGTCCTTCAGCGAACTGCACCAGCGTCTGTCGTCGCCGACGTTCGACGCGCCTGCCGAAGCCGCCCAGGCTTCGGTGGGCAAGCGCCTGACCCTGAGCACCGCCGAGGAGCTGGAAGAGGCGGAAATGCTGGTGCTCGACGCCAGCGGTCGGGTCAGCATGAAGGCGACTCCGCCGATCCGTCGGACCAAAGTCGTGCCGGAGCCTTGGCGCACCAATATTCTGGTGCGTGGCTGGCGCCGCCTGACCGGGCGCACCAACCCGCCGCAGCCGCCGAAGGACGAAAACGTCTTGCCGGCGGCGCGCTGGCGCACCGTGGGTTCGATCCGTCGCTACATTCTGTTGCTGCTGATGCTCGGTCAGACCATCGTTGCCGGCTGGTACATGAAAGGCATCATGCCGTACCAGGGCTGGTCGTTCGTCGATCTGGACGAAGTGCTGCACCAGCCGCTGCTGCAAACCGCCACGCAAGTGCTGCCGTATGCGCTGCAAACCAGCATCCTGATCCTGTTCGGGATTTTGTTCTGCTGGGTCTCGGCCGGTTTCTGGACGGCACTGATGGGCTTCCTCGAGTTGCTCACCGGTCACGATAAATACCGTATCTCCGGCAAAAGTGCCGGCAACGAGCCGATTCCGAAAGACGCTCGTACCGCGCTGGTGATGCCGATCTGCAACGAAGACGTGCCCCGGGTATTCGCCGGTCTGCGCGCCACCTTCGAGTCGGTCGCCGCTACCGGTGATCTGGATCGCTTCGACTTCTTCGTCCTCAGCGACAGTAACGACACCGATATCTGCGTCGCCGAGCAGCAAGCCTGGCTGGATGTCTGCCGTGAAGCCAAGGGCTTCGGCAAGATCTTCTATCGCCGCCGTCGCCGCCGTGTGAAACGCAAGAGCGGCAACCTCGACGACTTCTGCCGTCGCTGGGGTGGTGACTACAAGTACATGGTCGTGCTCGACGCCGACTCGGTGATGAGCGGCGAGTGCCTGACCAGTCTGGTGCGCCTGATGGAAGCCACGCCGGACGCCGGGATCATCCAGACCGCGCCGCGAGCGTCGGGCATGGACACCCTGTATGCGCGCATGCAGCAGTTCGCTACCCGCGTGTACGGTCCGCTGTTCACCGCCGGTCTGCACTTCTGGCAGTTGGGTGAATCCCACTACTGGGGTCACAACGCGATCATCCGCATGAAGCCGTTCATCGACCACTGCGCCCTGGCGCCGTTGCCGGGTAAAGGTGCGTTCTCCGGTGCAATCCTGTCTCACGACTTCGTTGAAGCTGCGCTGATGCGCCGTGCCGGCTGGGGCGTGTGGATTGCCTACGATCTGCCGGGCAGCTACGAAGAACTGCCGCCGAACCTGCTCGACGAGCTCAAGCGTGACCGTCGCTGGTGCCACGGCAACCTGATGAACTTCCGCCTGTTCCTGGTCAAAGGTATGCACCCGGTGCACCGCGCAGTGTTCCTCACCGGCGTGATGTCGTACCTGTCGGCGCCGTTGTGGTTCTTCTTCCTGGTGTTGTCGACCGCGCTGCTGGCGGTGAACACGCTGATGGAGCCGCAGTACTTCCTGGAACCGCGTCAGCTCTATCCGCTGTGGCCACAATGGCACCCGGACAAGGCGATCGCGCTGTTCTCGACCACCATCGTGCTGCTGTTCCTGCCGAAACTGCTGAGCATCATCCTGATCTGGGCCAAGGGCGCGAAAGAGTTCGGTGGCAAGTTCAAGGTGACCCTGTCGATGCTGCTGGAGATGTTGTTTTCCATGCTGCTGGCGCCGGTGCGGATGATTTTCCACACCCGTTTCGTCCTCGCCGCGTTCCTCGGCTGGGCTGCGACCTGGAACTCGCCGCAGCGTGACGACGACTCCACGCCATGGAGCGAGGCGGTCAAGCGCCACGGTCCGCAGACCCTGCTGGGCTTCTGCTGGGCGCTGCTGGTGATCTGGCTGAACCCGAGCTTCCTGTGGTGGCTGGTGCCGATCGTCGGTTCGCTGATGCTGTCGATCCCGGTGTCGGTGATTTCCAGCCGTGTCGGTCTGGGCCTGAAGTCCCGTGACGAGAGCCTGTTCCTCATCCCCGAGGAATACAATCCGCCACAGGCGCTGCTGGCGACCGACCAGTACACCCACGAAAACCGCTGGCATGCACTGAACGACGGCTTCATCCGCGCCGTGGTCGATCCGCAGCAGAACGCCCTGGCGTGTTCGCTGGCGACGGCCCGTCACGGTCAGGCCGAGCCGATCGAGTGGCTGCGTCAGGAGCGTGTGCGTCACGCCCTGAAGGCGGGTCCGGCAGCCCTGAGCAACCATGATCGCCTGCAACTGCTGAGTGATCCGGTGGCGCTGGCGCGTCTGCACGAGCTGGTCTGGGCCGAGGGCCACAACGAGTGGCTGGACGCCTGGCGCGCTTCGGTGAAAGCCGATCCGCATGCGCCGCTGTTGCCGCTCAAGCCTGTGAGCTTGCAGGCGCAACCGGCCTGA